The DNA region gtatttatttgATGATCAGGGTTATGTGGATTGAGACCCTGCCTAGTGTAGTTCAGGCCCGGATTTTATCGTTTCTTGCATACGAACATCAGAGATTTTGCACAAGGGAATTGTGTAGACTTGCTAGGGTTTTGCTGAGTGAGGGCAGAAGGGTGGATTTTTGGGTAAAAAAAGCTGCTCAACAGCTGCTTGACTTGGTATCTTTGTCTAATTATCAATGGCTTTCTCATTTGAATTTGGAATCCGAAGAGGAAACTGAAGAGGATGACTTCTATATGATGCCAGATTGGCTTAGGGATGCTGCTATAGATGGTGAATCGGTGTTTCCTTGGCTCCCAATGTCGGTTGATGAACTAAGCGCTAAAATGCCCTTGACTGGTAGTAGTGGAGGAGATGAGGATGATTTGCTTATTGATGTTGAGGAGAGTAAACAGAAAAATATTGATGTTGTGATGGTAGAGATTGGTGAGGATGAATCAAACATTGACAATGAAGTTGAAAAAGTGGCGAAATCGTTGAAAACTGAGCTTCTGCATATCGATAGTAATTTGAAAGCTGTGGAGTTAGCTAGGGAAATTCGCAAACTTTGCTCTGGTGGTAGAAGACAACGtttattgattttgaatttGATTGAGCCATGGAGTGCAGATGATGAAACTGCAACTGTTCTATTGTGTCATTTGTCGGATGGAATTGATGCTGATGAATGCGATTGGCCATCTCATATTTTGTGCTCTGTTTTCCTCCCAAAGTTTCTAGTCTTGAATGAACCATCTTCTCGTGTCCTGTTGAATGCAACACTAGACTACTGCAAGACTCACCAAAAGGCTGCTGAGTACGCTCTTTTGTTTCCATTAGTTCTACGAAAGGATGGTGTAAATAGCCCCATCTGTGATGTACTCACTAGAGTAGTTAGAGAATGCCTGCATCCAGCTCATGTTTCTGCGTTTTGCCAAAAACTCCTCACCAAAGATGAAGATGTGCTGAGATTCGTGTGCCTTCCCTGCCACCGGTGTTTGATTAGCGAGGAGTTAGTGTGGACAGAGTCGTTGTTTAGCTTATGGAGAAACATTTTGGATCATAATGTTCATTTGATGCAAGACTCGGTCGATCAACTAGTTGAGCAGGTTTGCAAGTATAGTAAGAGATATTCAAAATCTTTGAAGTTTGCCAATTTTGTGTTATGCCTAATCAACAAATGTACTCCATCATTGAGGCCACACAAGCTTATTTTAACTGCGGCTGTTGAGAAGTCTGATACTCTTGTTACCAAATCAATACTGTCGAAACTGTCTGCTTTGTAGCTTCTCTTGCTTATGTCAAATGTTAGGTGCTTCTGGTCTCATACTCGGTATAAAAACATGAAATTGCTTGAATTGAGATTTGGTGGTAAAAAATGTAGcttgagagcatccacaatagtggactagccgAGTGCCCTGGCCGCACGGCTAGCCCGACGGACGAAAAACCAACGCCCTAGAGCTAGGGCGTGGACaaaccggctagccgatcgctGACTGCCTATTGCAAGGCGAGCGATCGGCTAGccgaatattatttttttttatttatactctataTTTACAATTCAttgcactttatttttttactatttgataaacaccaacaattaaatgaattaatcgtatttgtcaatttatttgCTGGCTAAGGcattggctaggctattgctagcCTATTGTTAGGTTGTTGCTTGGCTAGCGCAGTGGCTAGGTTGTGGAAAGGACATGATGATGTAACATGAGAAGAGTTTTTGGCTAAGCTATTACTAGACTATCCTTATTGTAGATGTTCTGAATTTTACTCAAAGTTCTAAACTCTTCCAACCTGCTAATCTGCTTGATACTTGGTGGTGgtttttcattttcgtctgcTTTTAAATGCAGGTTTATTTTATATTCACAATATGAATTGCTAAAACATTTTAAACTTCTTGTTGTTATGGATGTTAATCGGGTCAATCCAACGTGTTTAGTCAACCCTGTTCGGCTTATGAATTAATTGTGTGTTGGCTAATCGGGCTATTAACAGATAAAATTAGCATGTGATTCATGTAATACATAATGATAAAAGTAATCATATTTATATTACTATTACAAAAGGAGTAGATAATCGTTACACATATGTCCAGGACATCTAGTTTCACGTTAGCCATTTGGGTTGTAatttaaacatataaaaaatttCTAGCATTCATGGGATATTTGTATTAGCTTACAAGTTTCGGGCTACACTAACACTAACATTTCTACTTGTTGCCTGATTTCATCAATTTTGGAATATTCTTCTTATATTGTCTTGACAACTGAAACCAAAATTTGTATATAACtaattaaatacaataaattaaaataacggATATTAAGCACGCAGGTAGtaagaataattaatttaaacatctcaaataatattttaatcgaCTACCACTAATAGAGTACTTAATTAAATTTGGTAATACAttaattattggaattaatGTAATTGATGAAAatgttcaaaattttaaaaaaagtgttGGAATAATAAATACGTACTACAGTACATGTTTAAAACTTGTGTGTAAGTTCGCTAAGTTTAGTCACAGTTAAAGCGACGAATAAAATGGTTCAATACACATAAGAGAATTAGCAGAattagcagtggggcgccccTAAGGGAcaccctaaagcccgccctatgcaccgtcaCGTCAACATTTTATCCTCATACCCTTTCACCTGCAGTGGAGCGCTCTAAAGGCCGCTttataggtttcactattgttttgttaattaatttaaatattttcaaatatgtcaatgcaaaataattttaaaataccacgattaattaaaaacggtaaatcctacattgattaaaaaaaagttttatacgagttagaaatgaaaaaaagttgactactctacaaaagtcccaacttgcggcgcagctcatcgatcatcccctggaggtattcggctttggccgggtcctgacattgcatgagggcgttgtgcgtgtccaacaacgtcctccggttggcggccgctgccaactccgcgtaggcacGTGCCGCCGGGGTCAGGgatcgggatcggcgatggggggctgccgcggcttgcgaggaggatgttgccttcgccttccccttgttcttcgcaacCTTGACGCTAATGGGACGTCGGgaagacaccggtgtgccggaactctcctcATCCCCATAcatcgtccggttgaggtccaccggatatgcgccgctttcgctgctTGTGTAAGCACCGGCTTCGGTGGTCCTCGTCCTCTTTGGCGCAGCCGATGGCAGAATCCCGCCCTgaaacttctgcttgtccttcaagagcgcCCAAATGTTGAAATGCTAGAAGTCGTCGTACATTGACTAGTACGACAACAACGttctatcgcgcacatcgctcaagctctcgccgcttccttgctccctcgagcacttctcgtactccgccgagaacaGGTTGGCTTGGTTCTTCACCTGGtctcagtgcttgcggagctgctccctatgacgcttgtacgcgctcggcggctttgcctcattgtagcgctcgacAATGCGCTCCCAGTATGCaacctgcttttggttgttcgcgaataccggatcctccgaaatatccacccaacacctcgccaagacgagggtttcatccggttggtagttcgtcctcccgggggcgtactcttcattcgtttccGGAGGTAGCACCTTGTACGCCcggtgccggttccgcttctttctggcagTGGCGGCGAGTTGGAGACGACTCCTTGTCAgacagaccgtacgaatccgtaatGAATTTGGGATTgtactgcgtgttggagtcgaacgaccgatattcgtcagggtctgtacccggccaacgtgcaccaccaccaaacatcggactattcggacttgggtattCACCGAAATCcattttataatgtaatttgaatgtggaaaagtgaatggaaatgTTATAAATGAAGGTGAGGTAgagggtatttatataaataaatttttcagaattaaaaaataaaaaacaaaaaaacaaaaacgcgttgtatcatccgcgccatcgtccgcgtcgcccacagtgggcggacgatggcgcggacgatgccctatcgtccgcgtatcgtccgcggacgatgcatcgggcatcgtccgcgcacccacagtaggcggacgatggcgcgcccgaggcatcgggcggcctatcgtccgccccattgcggatgctctaatctATGGGTCaaagttgagattttttagctttattgagaattgagatgcattttccgtcaatcatccacaacatttttgAAATATCAAGTGCAAGCAATAGTCtacacatcaaatgtcaacaacttatagttgacatgaattgtatatgtagttatgtgtgtagttgaaataaattgtatatgtagttgacattatatgtgtgtagttgacatgaattgtatatgtagttgacattatatgtgtgtagttgacaaaaaattaaaaataaaaaaatattaaaaaaaattaaaaaaattaaaaaaaattaaaattaaaaaaagtatttattgaataaaatgtaccatgaaattaccattctgccctttcataattaattaatctaaaaatatttgcATGTGATAAATTTGGGATAATTACACCATAcgtacaaaatgtttcatcaatggttcaaattagtacaaaaagttttaagttagcatatatcatacaaaaagtttgattagtgtttcaaattagtacatTCCG from Salvia splendens isolate huo1 chromosome 9, SspV2, whole genome shotgun sequence includes:
- the LOC121746625 gene encoding uncharacterized protein LOC121746625 codes for the protein MESWIPLLQVFLNSTCPETEASKWLEEMFNPPASYSPRISTTSFLSLLMRPSNNSAVQHSSPQEKRVMWIETLPSVVQARILSFLAYEHQRFCTRELCRLARVLLSEGRRVDFWVKKAAQQLLDLVSLSNYQWLSHLNLESEEETEEDDFYMMPDWLRDAAIDGESVFPWLPMSVDELSAKMPLTGSSGGDEDDLLIDVEESKQKNIDVVMVEIGEDESNIDNEVEKVAKSLKTELLHIDSNLKAVELAREIRKLCSGGRRQRLLILNLIEPWSADDETATVLLCHLSDGIDADECDWPSHILCSVFLPKFLVLNEPSSRVLLNATLDYCKTHQKAAEYALLFPLVLRKDGVNSPICDVLTRVVRECLHPAHVSAFCQKLLTKDEDVLRFVCLPCHRCLISEELVWTESLFSLWRNILDHNVHLMQDSVDQLVEQVCKYSKRYSKSLKFANFVLCLINKCTPSLRPHKLILTAAVEKSDTLVTKSILSKLSAL